In Halogeometricum borinquense DSM 11551, a single genomic region encodes these proteins:
- a CDS encoding carbohydrate ABC transporter permease: MAQSQAWQRIRRRANGYLPEFALESPDSDLSWYLIVFPKVFLFAAVLLIPFVGAFYISLHQWEPLAASHPFIGLENYVQLLQDPVFWDAVVNTAAYSAALLVFDVPIALGLALLLNMNLRGTKFYSAAIFLPVVTSWVVVSLIWTWLYNPQYGFINAALGMIGLPQLDWLQSSKTALASIAIMSIWKHIGFNMVIFLAGLKGIPDDFYEAAIVDGANRWQRLRHITLPLLKPTTFFVVTVTLIMSFRLYVQVFVMTRGGPARSTYSIVYYFWQTGFQEFQMGYASAIAVVLFIIVFGLSILQQRTWGGDVEY; encoded by the coding sequence ATGGCACAGTCACAAGCGTGGCAACGCATCCGTCGGCGGGCTAATGGATACCTTCCGGAGTTTGCTCTCGAAAGTCCGGATTCGGACCTTTCGTGGTATCTCATCGTCTTCCCCAAGGTGTTTCTGTTCGCCGCGGTACTGCTCATCCCGTTTGTCGGGGCGTTCTACATCAGCCTCCATCAGTGGGAGCCGCTGGCGGCGTCACACCCGTTCATCGGATTGGAAAACTACGTCCAACTGTTGCAAGACCCCGTATTCTGGGATGCGGTCGTCAACACGGCGGCATACAGCGCTGCCTTGCTCGTGTTCGACGTTCCTATCGCGTTGGGGCTTGCTTTACTGTTGAACATGAATCTTCGCGGGACGAAGTTCTACTCGGCGGCCATCTTCCTTCCGGTGGTCACCTCGTGGGTCGTCGTCTCGCTCATCTGGACGTGGCTCTACAATCCTCAGTACGGCTTCATCAACGCCGCATTGGGGATGATCGGCCTTCCGCAGTTGGACTGGCTCCAAAGCTCGAAGACGGCGTTGGCGTCCATCGCCATCATGAGCATCTGGAAGCACATCGGATTCAACATGGTCATCTTCCTCGCCGGTCTGAAGGGCATTCCGGACGACTTCTACGAGGCGGCCATCGTCGATGGTGCAAACCGCTGGCAGCGACTTCGGCACATCACGTTACCGCTGCTGAAGCCGACGACGTTCTTCGTCGTCACCGTGACGCTCATCATGTCGTTCCGCCTGTACGTGCAGGTGTTCGTGATGACGCGCGGCGGTCCGGCGCGTTCGACGTACTCCATCGTCTACTACTTCTGGCAGACTGGCTTCCAGGAGTTCCAGATGGGGTATGCAAGCGCTATCG
- a CDS encoding sugar ABC transporter substrate-binding protein, with amino-acid sequence MSNRRSISRRKILSLTGSAGVAGLAGCMGGDDGSTNTSTNGGGGSGDETSSGTDSNSGGSSGEKATLWAWNDPGLTPIRKEQGKEFKNNFDVGGVDWQYYPFENYLSKATSAIPAGNAPDSLALSVLWVSRFGSKGAAVDLEANGFNADDYVPAARNNASYDGKLWAVPWYADCRLLCINRSMFKEAGLEVPDPTYRPSWDEWETWVTELSKTHGTAYSMPAGEGFDSFVLSNGSGYLSEDGTEARINSDAALEAANFLQPKIVEDDSILARNPGGTSAVEDFLAGEAPMFYAGSWHFPRLRKSGLDWQYNPHPSGPNVDVSHTWSAGVFYSVPSRGGASKELGLKWLEYIDSMEVQKNVTKAMGGFPGRKDAYETDAFQQYLEENPKLKTVAQEMENTKAFPSHPEVSKMWNTVHTQAQSMWQGEDPEKALDKAAQEINALL; translated from the coding sequence ATGAGCAACAGACGCAGTATCTCTCGGCGGAAAATCCTTTCACTGACCGGATCGGCCGGTGTCGCAGGACTCGCCGGTTGTATGGGCGGCGATGATGGTAGTACGAACACGTCCACCAACGGTGGCGGCGGTAGCGGGGACGAAACCAGCTCCGGAACGGATTCAAACTCCGGCGGATCGAGCGGGGAAAAGGCGACGCTTTGGGCGTGGAACGATCCCGGATTGACCCCGATTCGGAAAGAGCAAGGCAAAGAGTTCAAAAATAACTTCGACGTCGGCGGTGTCGATTGGCAGTACTATCCATTCGAGAATTACCTTTCGAAGGCGACATCGGCGATTCCCGCGGGGAACGCGCCCGACAGTCTCGCGCTTTCGGTGCTTTGGGTTTCACGCTTCGGTTCCAAAGGTGCCGCAGTTGACCTCGAGGCAAACGGGTTCAACGCGGACGACTACGTGCCCGCCGCACGAAACAACGCCAGCTACGACGGTAAGCTCTGGGCTGTCCCGTGGTACGCCGACTGCCGTCTCCTCTGTATCAACAGGTCGATGTTCAAAGAAGCCGGACTCGAAGTTCCCGATCCGACCTATCGGCCGTCCTGGGACGAGTGGGAGACGTGGGTTACCGAGTTGTCGAAGACGCACGGCACGGCCTACTCGATGCCCGCAGGCGAGGGCTTCGACTCGTTCGTTCTCTCGAACGGTAGCGGGTACCTCAGCGAAGACGGCACGGAGGCACGGATCAACAGCGACGCCGCCCTCGAAGCGGCGAACTTCCTCCAGCCAAAAATCGTCGAAGACGATTCGATTCTCGCTCGTAACCCGGGCGGAACGTCGGCTGTCGAGGACTTCCTCGCGGGCGAAGCGCCGATGTTCTACGCCGGGTCGTGGCACTTCCCGCGCCTGCGCAAAAGCGGACTTGACTGGCAGTACAATCCGCACCCGAGCGGACCGAACGTTGACGTAAGCCACACGTGGAGTGCGGGTGTGTTCTACAGCGTTCCGAGTCGAGGCGGCGCGAGCAAGGAGCTCGGTCTCAAGTGGCTGGAATACATCGACTCGATGGAAGTCCAAAAGAACGTCACGAAGGCGATGGGTGGGTTCCCCGGCCGGAAAGATGCGTACGAAACCGACGCGTTCCAGCAATACCTTGAGGAGAACCCCAAACTGAAAACCGTCGCACAGGAGATGGAGAACACCAAGGCGTTCCCGAGTCACCCCGAGGTATCGAAGATGTGGAACACGGTCCACACGCAGGCGCAGTCGATGTGGCAGGGTGAAGACCCTGAGAAGGCACTCGACAAGGCGGCTCAAGAGATCAACGCACTCCTCTGA
- a CDS encoding ABC transporter ATP-binding protein: protein MGKLDIRNLRKVFEDDGGSIVAVDDLNIDIEDGEFLIFVGPSGCGKSTTLRCIAGLESATSGQIILDDTDITNKPPTDRDIAMVFQNYALYPHMTARDNIGFGLKMSTDMEKDEIRERVEQTAEMMGIEDLLDKKPGELSGGQQQRVALGRAIVREPSVFLMDEPLSNLDAKLRTTMRTELQDLQQQLGITTIYVTHDQTEAMTMGDRIAILNDGELQQLGTPLECYYEPTNRFVAGFIGSPSMNFFEVEYADGSLIHETFRYDLSRETSEELSVREGPLTLGVRPESIELASAGDTNAIEVPVVVTEPMGETTYVYVDIGDQQYTVTVGGDRIVEPGSTLHVVFPEDKMHLFDPDTGESLKTRTIATAPEADADIRA from the coding sequence ATGGGAAAACTAGACATCCGTAACCTCCGGAAGGTCTTCGAGGACGACGGTGGCTCCATCGTGGCGGTGGACGATTTGAACATCGACATCGAGGACGGAGAGTTCCTCATCTTCGTCGGCCCATCAGGGTGTGGAAAGTCAACGACGCTTCGATGTATTGCCGGATTAGAGTCGGCCACATCCGGACAGATCATACTTGACGACACGGACATCACGAACAAACCCCCAACCGACCGGGATATTGCGATGGTGTTCCAGAACTACGCGCTGTATCCCCATATGACGGCGCGTGACAACATCGGATTCGGGCTGAAGATGTCCACCGATATGGAGAAAGACGAGATACGAGAACGAGTCGAACAAACGGCCGAAATGATGGGCATCGAGGATCTGCTCGACAAAAAACCGGGTGAACTCTCTGGTGGGCAACAACAACGCGTTGCGCTGGGTCGGGCAATCGTCCGCGAACCGTCCGTTTTCCTGATGGACGAGCCGTTGTCGAACCTCGACGCGAAACTGCGGACGACGATGCGGACCGAACTGCAGGATCTCCAGCAGCAACTCGGCATCACCACTATCTACGTCACGCACGATCAGACGGAGGCGATGACGATGGGCGACCGTATCGCCATTCTCAACGACGGCGAACTCCAGCAGCTGGGGACCCCACTGGAGTGTTACTACGAGCCGACGAACCGGTTCGTCGCAGGATTCATTGGCTCGCCGTCGATGAACTTCTTTGAGGTTGAGTATGCGGACGGAAGTCTCATCCACGAAACGTTCCGCTACGACCTCTCGCGGGAAACGAGTGAGGAACTTTCGGTGCGTGAGGGACCGTTGACGCTTGGTGTCCGCCCGGAGAGTATCGAACTCGCCTCGGCGGGAGACACGAACGCCATCGAAGTACCCGTCGTTGTCACGGAACCGATGGGTGAGACGACGTACGTCTACGTTGACATCGGCGACCAACAGTACACCGTGACGGTCGGTGGCGACCGCATCGTCGAGCCCGGATCTACGCTTCACGTCGTTTTCCCCGAAGACAAGATGCACCTGTTCGACCCCGACACCGGGGAATCACTGAAAACCAGAACCATCGCCACTGCTCCCGAAGCCGACGCCGACATCCGCGCGTAG
- a CDS encoding Gfo/Idh/MocA family protein produces the protein MTTTVGFVGAGGIAAVHLDSLDQYDGATLVAVADIDGERARAVADPRGATAYTDGHELIAEESESLDALVVAIPPFAHEGYEREAADAGIDLFVEKPVGLDSEVVAATRRELESSGVVTQVGYVCRYAQITDRARELLDGRQVAHVDSEYWVSVPDTSWWSSRAHSGGQLVEQSTHVFDVHRYLLGEVETVRGDGTDGLLADGLDFQDATSTTLSHESGAVSHISSTCASPESRFQVRVVADDAFLELDYFEHSLSGVVDGERVTFQGDGSWYQREFEAFLAAVRGRGDDVRSDYADAARTFEVTLAAREAAETGDCIDL, from the coding sequence ATGACAACAACCGTCGGGTTCGTCGGTGCGGGGGGTATCGCCGCGGTCCATCTCGATTCGTTGGACCAGTACGACGGTGCGACGCTCGTCGCCGTCGCTGACATCGACGGCGAACGCGCACGTGCGGTGGCCGACCCGCGGGGGGCAACGGCGTACACGGACGGTCACGAACTCATCGCGGAGGAGTCGGAGTCGCTAGACGCCCTCGTCGTCGCTATTCCTCCGTTTGCACACGAAGGCTACGAACGCGAAGCGGCCGACGCCGGGATCGACCTGTTCGTGGAGAAACCGGTCGGTCTCGACTCGGAGGTGGTCGCGGCGACGCGACGAGAGCTTGAATCATCGGGCGTCGTCACGCAGGTCGGGTACGTTTGCCGATACGCGCAGATAACGGACCGGGCACGGGAACTACTGGACGGGCGGCAAGTGGCTCACGTCGATAGCGAGTACTGGGTATCGGTGCCCGATACCTCATGGTGGTCGTCGCGCGCGCACTCCGGCGGACAACTCGTCGAACAATCGACGCACGTCTTCGACGTACACCGGTATCTCCTCGGTGAGGTTGAGACTGTCCGTGGCGATGGAACGGACGGCCTGCTTGCCGACGGGCTTGATTTCCAGGATGCGACCTCGACGACGCTGTCACACGAGTCAGGGGCGGTGTCACACATCTCTTCGACCTGCGCGTCACCGGAGTCCCGGTTCCAAGTGCGTGTCGTCGCCGACGATGCCTTCCTCGAACTGGATTACTTCGAGCACTCTCTTTCCGGTGTCGTAGACGGCGAGCGCGTGACATTCCAAGGCGATGGGTCGTGGTATCAGCGTGAATTCGAGGCGTTCCTTGCTGCCGTACGCGGACGGGGGGACGACGTGCGGTCGGACTACGCCGACGCGGCGAGGACGTTCGAGGTAACGCTCGCGGCGCGTGAAGCGGCTGAAACCGGTGACTGTATCGACCTGTGA
- a CDS encoding sugar phosphate isomerase/epimerase family protein translates to MRFALNQMGFPNDGLETNAEQLASAGYDGIEPNLTADGPLWDDDAVAAFGDCISTLELEVPAVSTTLHWKQQLSSPDAETREAGIDAGERMIHIADELNAGAILVVPAIVDEETPYDAAYDRALESVRTLAETAAEYDVTVCIENVWNDFLLSPLEFAQFVDEASEAGPVGAYFDVGNVRRFGRPEQWIRILGDRIERVHVKDYDADVDTIHGFTYPLQGDVDWYAVRDALADIGYDGWLTAEVPPYQTAPERMPPQLLDNLQYVFD, encoded by the coding sequence ATGCGGTTTGCACTCAACCAGATGGGGTTCCCCAATGACGGACTCGAAACGAACGCGGAACAACTCGCATCGGCCGGATACGACGGTATCGAACCGAATCTGACCGCCGACGGCCCACTGTGGGACGACGACGCCGTCGCCGCGTTCGGTGACTGCATCTCGACACTCGAATTAGAAGTCCCCGCCGTCTCCACCACGCTTCACTGGAAGCAGCAATTGTCGAGTCCCGACGCCGAAACGCGCGAGGCCGGTATCGACGCTGGAGAGCGGATGATTCACATCGCCGACGAACTCAATGCGGGTGCCATTCTCGTCGTTCCCGCTATCGTTGACGAAGAAACACCGTACGACGCCGCGTACGACCGCGCTCTCGAATCCGTTCGGACGTTAGCCGAGACTGCCGCGGAGTACGACGTGACCGTCTGCATCGAGAACGTCTGGAACGACTTCCTGCTCTCACCGCTCGAATTCGCTCAGTTCGTGGACGAGGCGAGCGAAGCGGGACCCGTTGGCGCGTACTTCGACGTGGGGAACGTACGCCGGTTCGGCCGTCCCGAACAGTGGATTCGAATTCTGGGAGACCGAATCGAACGGGTACACGTGAAAGATTACGACGCGGACGTGGACACGATACACGGCTTTACGTACCCACTACAGGGAGACGTAGACTGGTATGCCGTGCGCGACGCCCTCGCGGACATCGGATACGACGGGTGGCTGACGGCCGAGGTCCCGCCGTACCAGACGGCACCCGAGCGGATGCCACCACAACTGTTAGACAACCTCCAGTACGTGTTCGACTAG
- a CDS encoding MFS transporter, with protein sequence MRKSTRLQSFYFVFFLSSSGILAFRNVYFRSVGLSGSDMGLVGAALLVVGIVAQPVWGLLSDRLGAQKRVVLIALAVSGALSLAFPPAARVGVLALVGLTIAFAAFQSPVRPVANSLVLSAGYGYGTVRAFGSIAFGVGTLAYGLVLARTDPSVLFYVYAVGAALAFFVVLRTPVGDGDPLDGVGRRVPALLRNRSFAGLLAATFVVGIVLSANNSYFVFFVNAVGGGNETTGAAFAVKTTAEAIAFLAFVRAAPSRRLLFVAGGLAHAAVFSMYVLGGTTAAVIAVQPLLGVGYAAVMTSVVELADELSPDELGATAQTALTALGIGLGGATGELLSGALLDVLGIFRLFGGYAVVAVVSVVVFLATVDANRVTRNASLAGGDD encoded by the coding sequence ATGAGAAAGTCTACCAGACTGCAGTCGTTCTACTTCGTCTTCTTCCTCTCCTCAAGCGGCATTTTGGCGTTCCGAAACGTCTACTTCCGGTCTGTTGGCCTCTCGGGTAGTGATATGGGACTCGTCGGCGCGGCACTTCTCGTCGTCGGTATCGTCGCACAACCCGTTTGGGGGCTTCTTAGCGACCGACTCGGCGCGCAAAAGCGTGTCGTCCTCATCGCGTTAGCCGTCTCTGGTGCGCTCTCGCTGGCTTTTCCCCCCGCCGCGCGCGTCGGTGTCCTCGCACTCGTCGGACTGACGATTGCGTTCGCTGCGTTTCAGTCGCCCGTTCGCCCGGTGGCGAATTCGCTTGTTCTTTCGGCCGGGTACGGATACGGGACAGTTCGCGCGTTCGGGAGTATCGCATTCGGCGTCGGAACGCTCGCGTACGGATTGGTCCTCGCGCGCACCGACCCGTCCGTGTTGTTCTACGTCTACGCGGTCGGTGCAGCGCTCGCATTTTTTGTCGTTCTCCGAACGCCCGTCGGGGACGGCGACCCACTCGATGGGGTTGGCCGCCGCGTTCCGGCGCTCCTCCGTAATCGGTCGTTCGCCGGACTCCTCGCGGCGACGTTCGTCGTCGGCATCGTCCTCTCGGCTAACAACTCGTATTTCGTCTTTTTCGTCAACGCGGTCGGCGGCGGGAACGAGACAACGGGGGCCGCCTTCGCTGTCAAGACAACAGCGGAGGCGATTGCGTTCCTCGCGTTCGTCCGCGCCGCACCGTCTCGACGCCTTCTCTTCGTCGCTGGTGGACTCGCCCACGCTGCCGTGTTCTCAATGTACGTCCTCGGTGGTACGACGGCCGCCGTGATTGCGGTTCAACCGCTTCTCGGCGTCGGCTACGCCGCCGTAATGACCTCTGTTGTCGAACTTGCAGACGAACTCTCGCCGGACGAACTCGGGGCGACGGCGCAGACAGCGCTGACCGCTCTCGGCATTGGCCTCGGCGGTGCAACTGGCGAACTGCTCTCTGGGGCGTTGCTCGACGTACTTGGTATCTTTCGGCTGTTCGGCGGCTACGCCGTCGTCGCTGTCGTCTCCGTTGTCGTGTTCCTCGCAACTGTTGATGCGAACCGAGTGACTCGAAACGCGTCGCTGGCGGGTGGCGATGACTGA
- a CDS encoding Rid family detoxifying hydrolase yields MEELSTDEAPPSIGPFSQGIRDGDRIYVSGQGPIDPDSGDIVGEDATAQTEQTLDNVEAVLESAGQSLDDVVKATVFVTDMDDYDAVNEVYGDRMSQPYPARSAVEVVELPVDIRVEIEVIASAE; encoded by the coding sequence ATGGAAGAACTCAGTACCGACGAGGCACCGCCGAGTATCGGCCCGTTCTCGCAGGGGATCCGCGACGGAGACCGCATCTACGTCTCAGGACAGGGACCAATCGACCCCGACTCAGGCGACATCGTCGGCGAAGACGCGACAGCACAGACCGAACAAACGCTCGACAACGTCGAGGCAGTCCTCGAATCGGCCGGGCAGTCACTCGATGACGTGGTGAAGGCAACGGTGTTCGTCACCGATATGGACGATTACGACGCTGTCAACGAAGTGTACGGCGACAGAATGAGTCAGCCGTATCCGGCCCGAAGCGCCGTCGAAGTTGTCGAACTCCCGGTAGACATCAGGGTCGAGATAGAAGTTATCGCCAGCGCAGAGTAG
- a CDS encoding glutamine amidotransferase, translated as MTRVLLAGESWTTVTFEVKGRNVLVDADYGTAEEHLVAALEVNGAAVDFLTCEETLTSFPGTREELDSYDLVLLSDVGADSLQLTPAVTAGDTDTDRCRLLAEYVRDGGALGMIGGYMSFAGKGGAARYGRTPIADVLPVEIRDGDDRVETPAGAIPMNRGVPADLPETWPAVLGYNHLQAKDDADVWATVGDRADPFVVVGEAGAGRTFAFATDCAPHWAPMELLEWDGLPVLWGALLDWATKET; from the coding sequence ATGACCCGCGTACTCCTTGCGGGCGAATCGTGGACGACGGTGACGTTCGAGGTCAAAGGACGAAACGTCCTCGTGGACGCGGACTACGGAACGGCCGAGGAACACCTTGTGGCCGCGCTCGAAGTCAACGGTGCAGCTGTGGACTTCTTGACGTGCGAGGAGACGCTAACGTCGTTCCCCGGCACCCGCGAGGAACTCGACAGCTACGACCTCGTGCTGCTGAGCGACGTCGGCGCAGACTCCCTCCAGTTGACGCCCGCCGTAACTGCAGGCGACACCGACACTGACCGGTGCCGACTCCTCGCTGAGTACGTCCGCGACGGCGGCGCACTCGGCATGATCGGCGGCTACATGAGTTTCGCCGGGAAGGGCGGTGCGGCACGCTATGGCCGAACGCCAATCGCTGATGTGCTTCCGGTCGAGATACGTGACGGCGACGATAGAGTCGAAACCCCCGCTGGCGCGATCCCGATGAACCGCGGCGTTCCCGCTGACCTTCCCGAGACGTGGCCTGCCGTTCTCGGTTACAACCACCTCCAAGCGAAAGACGACGCGGACGTGTGGGCGACGGTTGGTGACCGAGCGGACCCGTTCGTCGTCGTCGGCGAGGCCGGTGCAGGCCGGACGTTCGCCTTCGCGACGGACTGTGCGCCCCACTGGGCACCGATGGAACTCTTAGAGTGGGATGGGCTTCCCGTACTCTGGGGTGCCCTTCTCGACTGGGCGACAAAAGAAACGTAA
- a CDS encoding zinc-dependent alcohol dehydrogenase → MQAVVIDGEGSIWDEDRPRPEPEPGEALVRVSAVGICGSDIGLMEGEGPPWTDYPLVPGHEVCAEVVELGEGVEDLNVGDRVALHGFVYCGTCTACREGRYYQCDDLKEVGFTIDGGYREYAALPAYTLTPIPDDVSDLEATQIDSAGCTLHGLQRVSTSFDDTGVVLGPGSLGLYGVQLLRAQGVKDVILTGTREERLEIGEHHGASLTINVREEDPVERILEYTDGKGADICVEAAGAGDVVNTCLKATRKRGNVVLTGVFGGMKEIDPNDIVSKELQVVGGVTASHTVDQVIDLFRRGDLSIDGIVTHEFDLAEYETAIETVRERRDGVVKAVLRP, encoded by the coding sequence ATGCAAGCAGTCGTCATCGACGGAGAAGGGAGTATCTGGGATGAGGATCGACCTCGTCCCGAACCGGAACCGGGCGAAGCGCTCGTCCGCGTCTCCGCAGTCGGTATCTGTGGTAGCGACATCGGACTGATGGAGGGTGAGGGTCCACCGTGGACTGACTACCCGCTCGTTCCCGGCCACGAGGTGTGCGCCGAAGTGGTCGAACTGGGTGAGGGCGTCGAAGACCTGAACGTCGGCGACAGAGTGGCTCTTCACGGATTCGTCTATTGCGGCACCTGTACGGCCTGTCGGGAGGGCCGGTACTACCAGTGCGATGACCTGAAAGAGGTCGGTTTCACTATCGACGGCGGCTACCGCGAGTACGCCGCGCTCCCGGCCTACACGCTCACGCCGATTCCCGACGACGTGTCGGATCTCGAAGCGACCCAAATCGACTCGGCGGGATGTACGCTTCACGGGCTTCAACGCGTCTCTACCTCGTTCGACGATACCGGTGTCGTTCTCGGACCGGGTTCGCTCGGTCTCTACGGCGTCCAACTCCTGCGCGCGCAGGGCGTCAAAGACGTGATTCTCACTGGAACCCGCGAGGAACGCCTCGAAATCGGTGAACATCACGGCGCGTCGTTGACTATCAACGTCCGCGAGGAGGACCCGGTCGAGCGCATCTTGGAGTACACCGACGGCAAAGGTGCGGACATCTGCGTCGAAGCGGCGGGTGCAGGAGACGTGGTGAACACGTGTCTGAAGGCGACGAGAAAGCGCGGAAACGTCGTCCTTACGGGCGTCTTCGGCGGTATGAAGGAGATCGACCCCAACGACATTGTCTCGAAGGAGTTGCAAGTCGTCGGCGGCGTCACCGCCTCTCATACGGTTGACCAAGTTATCGATCTGTTCCGCCGCGGTGACCTGTCTATCGACGGTATCGTCACCCACGAGTTCGACCTCGCGGAGTACGAAACGGCCATCGAGACGGTCCGTGAACGCCGCGACGGCGTGGTCAAAGCCGTCCTTCGACCGTAA
- a CDS encoding PIG-L deacetylase family protein — translation MHVTAIVAHPDDADIFCGGTLKKHAERGDDVTIVYMTRGEYGGFDTTEEEVAETRESEAEAAAEALDAEARFLDFRDGRITYSMENRLELVDVIRELRPDIILTHFRDDMHPDHRVTSRLVTDAYYMASLPLAQTDHEEWEPDNVYYFGKPTADEFDPEVFIDMSDQQEAKEEAILQHESQVEWLEEHGGVDAEFDGLVEGVRAQARTTGRTRGAEFAEGFVPLHKGTSEYLE, via the coding sequence ATGCACGTGACAGCGATAGTTGCGCATCCAGACGACGCAGATATCTTCTGCGGCGGAACTCTCAAGAAACACGCCGAACGCGGCGACGACGTTACCATCGTCTATATGACTCGCGGCGAATACGGCGGGTTCGACACGACCGAGGAAGAAGTGGCCGAAACGCGCGAATCGGAGGCCGAAGCGGCTGCTGAGGCCCTCGACGCGGAGGCACGCTTTCTCGACTTCCGAGACGGTCGTATCACCTACTCGATGGAGAACCGCCTCGAACTGGTTGACGTGATACGCGAACTTCGTCCGGACATCATCCTCACGCACTTCCGGGACGATATGCACCCCGACCACCGAGTCACCTCCCGACTCGTCACAGACGCGTACTACATGGCGTCGCTGCCGTTGGCACAAACTGATCACGAGGAGTGGGAACCGGACAACGTCTACTACTTCGGAAAACCGACCGCCGACGAGTTCGACCCCGAGGTGTTCATCGACATGAGCGACCAACAGGAAGCGAAAGAGGAAGCGATTCTCCAACACGAGTCACAAGTCGAGTGGCTAGAGGAACACGGCGGTGTGGACGCCGAATTCGACGGTCTCGTCGAAGGGGTGCGAGCGCAGGCACGGACCACGGGTCGAACCCGCGGTGCCGAGTTCGCGGAAGGTTTCGTTCCGCTTCACAAGGGAACGTCCGAGTACCTCGAATAG
- a CDS encoding Cdc6/Cdc18 family protein, with protein sequence MTRHDEAIEDARAVDDAFSVRENIFLQESLLDVCYVPGPDRIVGRNEEIRRLAGSLSPATVGDSPNNVFLYGKTGTGKSLCAKYATKRTVEAAVENDITVGRVVVDCSQEDTETRAVRCIARELNDPEETDIVIPETGLGRSRYYTLLWDVLDSRFDVAFIVLDEIDHLETDDILMQLSRAAESEKISRCALGIIGISNKIGYRDRLQERVKSSLQEREIVFAPYGRDKLREILRSRADAFQTDTLSNEVITECATLAAEEHGDARKAIDLLRHAGEVARSNGETAVGVDHVREANELAERDRFRELLAGATDQQKATLLSVVLLALSEKTRTFKTPEIYTAYEEICADTGLEVLSKRRVHDLLREWEFLEVLDIVRTGDGRARGSYLEHHLVEDPSVIRSVFNEDGRFSGVGFAAGPSTNTWSNI encoded by the coding sequence ATGACACGCCACGACGAAGCGATCGAGGACGCGAGGGCGGTGGACGACGCGTTCAGCGTCCGCGAGAACATCTTCCTACAGGAGAGCCTGCTCGACGTTTGTTACGTCCCCGGCCCTGACCGAATCGTCGGGCGGAACGAAGAGATTCGCCGCCTCGCCGGCTCTCTGAGTCCGGCAACCGTCGGCGATTCGCCGAACAACGTCTTCCTCTACGGAAAAACGGGGACCGGCAAGTCGCTCTGTGCGAAGTACGCGACCAAACGGACCGTAGAGGCGGCCGTAGAGAACGATATCACCGTCGGACGCGTCGTGGTCGATTGTTCGCAGGAAGATACGGAAACACGCGCCGTCAGATGTATCGCCCGTGAACTAAACGACCCCGAAGAGACCGATATCGTGATTCCCGAAACGGGACTCGGTCGGTCCCGGTACTACACGCTCCTCTGGGACGTTCTCGATTCGCGCTTCGACGTGGCGTTCATCGTTCTCGACGAAATCGACCACCTCGAAACCGACGACATTCTCATGCAACTCTCGCGGGCGGCGGAATCAGAGAAGATTTCGCGCTGTGCGCTCGGGATCATCGGAATCAGCAACAAGATTGGCTACCGCGACCGCCTACAAGAGCGCGTCAAGAGCAGCTTACAGGAACGAGAAATCGTGTTTGCACCGTACGGGAGAGACAAACTCCGCGAGATACTCCGGTCACGGGCGGACGCGTTCCAGACGGATACGCTCTCGAACGAGGTCATCACCGAGTGTGCCACGCTGGCGGCCGAAGAACACGGTGACGCCCGGAAGGCGATAGACCTCCTGCGACACGCGGGCGAAGTCGCCCGGAGCAACGGGGAAACCGCCGTCGGCGTCGATCACGTACGGGAGGCGAACGAACTCGCCGAACGCGACCGGTTCCGCGAACTGCTCGCCGGAGCGACCGACCAGCAGAAGGCGACGCTTCTGTCCGTCGTCCTCTTGGCCCTCTCGGAGAAGACGCGGACCTTCAAGACTCCCGAGATATACACCGCCTACGAGGAAATCTGCGCCGACACCGGTCTCGAAGTACTGTCGAAGCGTCGCGTTCACGACCTGCTGCGCGAGTGGGAGTTCCTCGAAGTCCTCGATATCGTCCGAACCGGTGACGGCCGCGCCCGCGGAAGCTACCTCGAACACCACTTGGTCGAAGACCCGTCAGTCATCCGGTCGGTGTTCAACGAAGACGGTCGATTCTCCGGCGTCGGGTTTGCCGCCGGTCCGAGCACGAACACGTGGTCGAATATCTGA